The following nucleotide sequence is from Arvicola amphibius chromosome 1, mArvAmp1.2, whole genome shotgun sequence.
AACCATGATAGGCTACCCAGAGTACACAGCACTTAAAGCTGTCTATTTAGCTCATTGGGAAGGATAATGGCGTGTTGTACCAGTGTCTCCTGTCCATGGCTCAGGCCTTGACACTTAGACTTGGGAGTAGGATTAGGCTAGAGATAAGATAGCTCCCCCACCCCAGTACAGCATATTCCAGGCCCACTGCCAAGAGTCCTGCTTCCTCCCCACACAGCTCCTGAGCACTCCCCTGCACGTAGCTGTTCGCACTGGACACGTGGAGATTGTGGAACACTTTCTTTCTCTGGGCTTGGATATCAATGCCAAAGACAGGGTGAGTGCTTGCCTCCTCCCCTGCTCAGCCACCGTGGGTGTCAGGGCAGCTCCCGTGGCTGCCGTGGGCGAGAAGTCCTTCCCCACAGGACCCTAGGGCTACAGCCTCTGAGCAAGGCCCAGCTCCTATAACCCTACTCACCCACTGCCATGTGTGACCCTGACTCTAGGAAGGGGACAGTGCCCTACATGATGCCGTGAGACTCAACCGCTACAGAATCATCAAACTGCTGCTCCTACATGGGGCCGACATGATGGCTAAGAACCTGGTGAGTTGGTTTCTCTGGCTGGCTGGAAGGGTGAGTGCTTCAAGCTGCAAATGCATACTGGATGGTCTGCAGAGGCACTGGGGCAGCCACAGCCTAGGGGCAGTCACAGCCTAGGTACACATGCCATTGGCTCTTGGCCATGCCACCCTAACCACCTACCTTCCCAGATCCCTCTTTCCATGTCAAGGTTCAGACCACAAGTTCAGAAaaacaatggggggggggaggtgagagAACTTCCCCAAAGTCCCCCTATAGGACAGAGGGAAGCCCAGTGTCCAGGCCCAATTATGGAGGTCCAGCTGGAAGAGAATCAAAGTCCTTGGTTGGTGTTGTGACCATTCTAGCACATCATGTTGGTTAGGGGTGGGCCTCAGGATTTTGGAGAATAGATGTCCTCTGATCCAAGCCCATCTTTTGGTCCACAGAACAATCGCTAAAGAGGGGCATAGAAAGATTCGTTTGGCACAAAAAAGGCTAAGAGACACTGAGGAAGGCAGGAGCACGTGGAGAGGGCGTGATTGGTCTCCACTCAGCACTGCAGGCTTTGGTGCTGGACAATTCATAATGAAGGGACTTTCCTGTGCATTTTAAGATGGTTGTGCAGCATCCCAGACCTCTGCCCACTCAATATCAGTAGCACCCACAACTTCTAGTTGTAAAATGCAAGATGTCTTTACCTCTGGCCATTTGCCtccagttgagaaccactgttgtagcTGAGAGCAATTTCTGAAGCCTGAATAATCTCCTCCTATTCTCTCCAGGCAGGAAAGACTCCTACAGACCTCGTCCAGCTATGGCAAGCAGACACTCGGCATGCCCTGGAGCATCCTGAGCCAGAATCAGAACAGAACGGGCTGGAGAGGCCTGGGAGTGGGCGTGAGACCCCCCAGCCAGTACCAGCCCAGTAAAAGCTGGGCAATAGTCCCCCATTATGAGCTGTTTGCAACCAGCCTGGTAGGAACACCTACAGACTCAACACAATAAAATGCTGTCTTTGGTATTTGTGGTCTTTGCGTCCCTTTGCGCTCCAAACACGCAGGAACGGAAAGTGGGTGTGAATTTGGAAACTAGGGAATGTGGAGTCCCTTGACTCCTGAGCTAGGAAGTCTCCCTAGTGGTCTTGCTTTGTCTGCATcattctgcttttcatccctcatCCCTAGGGCCAGGATTGTGATATAGTTCCCCTCTGGTATACTCATTCTCTGCCCCTCAGTCCCCAAGACTGTTCCTTGGAGGTGTGTGTCCTGCAGAGAGGGTTAACGCTCGGCGGCCTTGGTTGGAGCCTGGTAGACAGGAGGCGTGGTTTTTCCACTGCTGCATCTTGAACCGCGGTTCAACCCCGCTGCAGTGGGCGGGGCCAGGCCAGCTCAGCCAATCAGTTCCGTCAGACTCAGACCAGCCTGGACggtgttgtgtgtgttggggtaggGATACTGGCTCTTGGCTTTGGGGCTCTGGGAAGAGGGCCCAAGCTCCGTCCAAGACACTTTTTAGTGTAAACCCCAGGAGCCAGCTGTCTTTCAGGCCAGAGCTGTGGCACTTCTCcagcttcttcttcccagcaggcAAGAAGACCAGCGTCAAGACTCTGGGCCCGCCCCCAGGCTACACTCCCCCCCATGTCCACAAGTTGTGGGTTGGGGCCACGAATTTTTAACTGGGTCTGTTGATCATTAACAGTGGGAAAAAGTAGTCCAAACTCAGTTCCCCTGTGGCTGTAGACAGCTGGCCCTCAGGCCTCCTGCAGAAATGCTAGGCCGCCAAATCTGGGCCTCTATGAGGCAGGGGTTGAGCAGGGGCTTGTCTAGGAATATGAAGGGGAAGAAGGTAGACATTGCCGGCATCTACCCACCTGTGACCACCCCCTTCACCGCCACCGCAGAGGTAGACTATGGGAAACTGGAAGAGAACCTGAATAAACTAGGCACCTTCCCCTTCCGAGGTAAGAGGGCAGAATGGGAAGCCAGAATGGCAGAAgcgggagtggggggggggggggtgtgacaTGGGGACGGGACGACAGCACACAGGTCTGGCACCATGGACAGAGCCtcacctgcctttgtttccccagCTGTGGAGGGCTGAGGCACCGTCTTTTCTCCCAGGGTTTTTGTGGGGATCACGTGGGTCAGTGAATGAGGACGTCCTTGTCTACCAGGCCCTCTGCTGATGGGAAGGCCATTGGCCCCCTCACATGGCAGAGCGGCCAGtatctgcctcccttcctcccaagcCTGCCTGGCAGAACTACTCAGTGTGCTGGCCCCTCTGGTTCACCTCTTGTTTTACACACGGGTCCGAGAGATGTGATCACTgtccaaagccacacagctaaCACATAGCAGCTGAGATTTGATCCGGTTGATTACGTACTCCATTCTGTCCACTTATTCTAACACCTCCTAAGTTGCTGGATCCCCTCTAAGACTATTCCAACAAATGCTGTTTGGTGTGGCTCTGCCTGAGGAGGCACAGGCTAGCAGCTAGGATAGTGGCCTCTGGTTTCCAATCACAGCTTTGCCAATGGCCTTTCCTATGGGATACTCTTTGCCTGCTTCTCCATATGACACATAGGAGTGATAATGCCCAGGTCGTGGGGTAGCCAGAAGAAGAATCTGGAAGAATAGGAGTGAAAGCATGGTATAAAATCTAGAGTGCTGTACATTTTTGAAGGTATTGATTCCTGGAATGATGATTATTAAAAGTGCAAGTGACTTTGTGGCAGAGCTGCTTTGTGACAGTGAGTCCCCCGCCCCAGCTCAATACTCAGATGATGATGAGTGTTAGTCAAGGGACAAATGGCCTATGGGTGCACACACTGAACAGGGCCAGTGTTTCTGGAGCTTGCTTATGGTGGCCTGGAGTTGGGCTGAGACTTGATTCCCTTAAAGCAAAGCATGACAGACCTTAGCTTCAGAGAGAACATTCTGCTTCAGCTGAAGGACCAAGACACTCAAGGGCAGGGACCGGAGGACTGGCTTTTGTATACATTGTGTTTCTGCCATCcaggaattcacagagacctcCAGAATTGTCTTTGGATTTTCCCTTTTGCCTCCCTAAGTGCTGCAACCAGCATGGGGTACCCTAGACAATTTTGGGGGGATTTGGTTTATGGGTTCCTGATGGTATTTGAGTTCTCTATTCACCTCATACCATGAAGTTGAGGGCTTTAGAGATCAGGAACTAAGCCCTCAGGCTCTGAGGCAGCTCAACCTAATTCTCCCAACATAGTCAACCATGCAGCTGGCATAGAGTCAGGAGGTCCCGTCACGGCTCCAGCATGCCTTCTTTTGCCTTCTGGAATAGCCCATGCAGTCCAGTGCTCAGGGACAGATGGAGACAGCTGTCACGTAGTACTTTGCATGAGTGTGGGCAGCAAGTCCTCTAAAGAGAAGGAACCTGCCCTTGGTGCTTCCGTGACCGAGCACAGTGTATTCTAGAAGGCGTGCCTGAAGCTGTGgggttttctgattttttgttttgtttttgttttgttttgttttgtttttttgagacagagtttttctgggtagccctggctgtcctggaactcactctgtaagccaggctggcctcgaactcaaagagattcgcctgcctctgcctcccaagtgctggaattaaagatgtgcaccaccactgcccagctggtttgtttttatctttattttttaagtatttctgaTCTGTGCTGATTATTTAAATGAACAGTATTCTTTTAAACTAAAAGTTAAGGGACTGGCGAGATTACTAAACATtgggtaaaggttcttgctgccaagcctgatgacttaaattcagtctccagaacctatgtaaggtggaagaagagaaccaacttctgcaagtcatctcctgacctccacatgcattccAAGAGACATGTACCTTCCCAaaattgtaaaatttttattttttaagacaaattaGTTAATGTTATCAAATATCATATAAAAACCCACAATAgacaagcagtggtggcacatgcctataatcatagtatttgggaggtagaagcagacagatctctatcagttcaaggccagcctggcctacagaatgagttccaggacagccaaggctacacagagaaaccctgtctcacagagaaaccctgtctcaaaaaaccaacaaccaaacaaacaaaaacgcaCAATAAATGATGAAAAGAGTATGCCAAACCTTTAGCTTCTGTTTGCAGTATAGAAAGTACATGTCAGTTCTGAACCAAAATAGTTCCATTGAAGtacaaaatagaaatgataaGGAAGAATTAGACGATATGCAGTGGCTGCCTTTGGTGGtcagcaaaacaaaccaaccaccaTTAGCTATTTTGGAAAGAGAAAGTGGCTCTTAATTTGTAGATAAGGGATATCTTTGGTAGATAAATTAATtactgttggaggaggccgcttgttggtttctggccgcttaaccccgaaataatcacacagaacctgtattaattaaatcactgcttggcccattagctctagcttcttattagctaattcttacatcttaacccatttctattaatttgtgtatcaccacgtggctgtggcttactgggtaaaaatccgtctggtgtctgtctctggccggggctacatggcttctctctgcctctgcctcttttctttcaGCATGTCAtttagtttttcccgcctacctaagttctgccctatcaacaggccaaggtagtttttttattcattaatggtaatcacagcatacagaggggaatcccacgtcagaaatcccacatcataccgAACACTCAGAAACCATCTGCAAccataccagacagtaatcttgaaactcaACCACCACTCCACTtccacaggatcccatagaaagaatacCACCCCCATGAAAGCcgaaagcaattctagaagatgacatcccctcccccaacacattaCAAACTGCAAAAGCTTGTCAATCATGCATAGAAGCAGCTCTTTGAGGCTAAGAAAATCAGAAGCAGTGTTAGTACCAGCAAGCACAGGATTTGCTCCTCTGGTTTGCTGTCTTGTGCAAAATTCAGGTTTGAGTGTTGTGCACAGTGTTTCATGGTTATAAAAATGGGCCTTGAGTAAGGGTTCTGTAATCTTAAGcttcaaatttttattaagtaaaataaaagttataaccAAATTTGGTGTGCttaaataagacctgaacaacGACAATATCGATAGACATGCTAACTTAGAAGAGGAAGTTCCATCCCTAGACAGAGAACAACAGCCAACTACtgactgctgagagaaggagaattagcttCACTCAGGGATGAACCCCTAATTAGTTATCCAGTAAAGTGGTAAGCCCAGAAATTATGTAACGTGGagtcagcaggttgtatttattatatttatgtatatatatgtaacaataaagaaaaagaggccatcaatTTGAGAAAGAATCAGggagacaagccgggcggtggtggcggtggtggcgcacgcctttaatcccagcactcgggaggcagaggcaggcggatctctgtgagtttgaggccagcctggtctacaagagctagttccaggccaggctctaaaaaagctgcagagaaaccctgtctcgaaaaaccaaaaaaaaaaaaaaaaaaaaaaaaaaaaaaagaatcagggaGACATAGGAAAGGAACGAGGGAAGTAATCTAATTATAcgttaatgtaattatttttttcagaacagggtttctctgtatagctctagctgtcctggaactcactctgtagaccaggctggcctcaaactcacagagatccacctgcctctgccttctaagtgcagggattaaaggcttgtgccaccactgcccagccagactaatttaaattttttaattaaaaaaaaaacttttggaaGGTCAAAGCCTAGAGGGAGGGGTTGTTCAGAAGGGCCAGTGACCCTGAACTCACACCTGTAAACAGCCTCACAGGTGAACTTTGAGTTGTTATTTCCAATGAGTAGTAGAAATTCCCAGGATAGTTCAACAAGGCTGGAGAGCTGAGGTCCCGTAAAGCTTTCAGCTGTATCTTATTCCTACCACTTGTAATGTGGACTATagtttcttctgaaaaaaaaattgtatttataaaaattattacttgattaaagaaaatatttcaaataattttttgagggggatGAGAGGTTGAGACAGACTctttctacatagtcctggctgtcctggaacttactttgcagaccaggctggtcttgaatctGCAGAGATATGCCTACCtttaccttctgaatgctgggattaaaggtgtgtgccactatgcctggtatcaacttttcaaaaaagatttacttCGTAACGTTATATAggtatgtgtgcctgcacatgaaTGTTGACAGTGATTTCAGTCCTGCCCGGTCCCAcggccattcagtctcaaagaaacacacagagacctacattaattataaactggttggcccattagctcaggcttcttattaactcttacatcctacattaacccataattcttgtctgtgtcagccacgtggcttggcaccttttatcAGCGAGTCAGTctcatcttcctgtgtctggatgacaactgcagactgaacctttccttttcccagaattctgttctggtcccccacctctacttcctgcctggctactggccaatcagcattttattaaaacagtacaagtgacaaaactttacaAGGTAcaggaccattgtcccacagcacatggaCATGGGCATATTGAGTACAGGTACCAGAGGAGGACAGAGATGTCAGATCCATCGGAGCTGGCATTACAGAGACCGAGCTTGACAAGTGCTGAGCttgactgaactcaggccctctaaagagtagcaagtgctcttgacctatctctccagcccctcaaatatcacagcttttttattttaacatttattttctgtatatgagtgccctatctacatgtatgcctgcatgccagaagagggtgacagatcccattatagatggctgtgagccaccatgtaggtgctgggaattgaattcaagacctctgaaagagcaaccagtactcttaaccactgagccattgctccagtcccAAATAGCACAACTTTTTACAAGGACCATTTGGGCCTTTCTGAGGGTGCTGCATGCTTTGAGGTAGCCTAGACCTGTTTCTAGCCCCAAATACACTGGAATAACTCAGGATTGTACAGGGATCTGTGGCAAGCCTGACTAGCCAGGCCACCTGCTCAAAATTTCATGATGCTTATTTACCAGGGTCAAAAAATTTgaatcttagccgggcggtggtggcgcacgcctttaatcccagcactcgggaggcagaggcaggtggatctctgtgagttcgaggccagcctagtctacaagagctagttccaggacaggctccaaagccacagagaaaccctgtctcgaaaaatcgaaaaaaaaaattgaatcttagctgggcatagtggtgcacacctttaatcccagcacttgggaggcagaagcaggtggatctcttgagtttgaggccagcctactttacaaagtgagctccaggacagccaaggctgttacaaggctgtttcaaaaaacaaacaaacaagcaaacaaacaagcaaacaaacaagcaaacagtttGGATCTTCAGGCTATCACTCAGGAAAGATGTAGCTTACTGTGGAATGACCCCAGGCCTTGGGGCCTGACGTTTGTCCTATCTACTCTGCCTTCTCAGCCCACTGCTTTGTCTGCTCTCAATTGTGACCTCATATTGTTCCAGAATGAGCTCCTTCCTGGGCCTTTTAGTTTCTGGACTCTTCACTGTAATGGAGCTAGGGCTGTAAGAAACGGTATATGTTGTGTTGACAACAGGGATGGTTTTCCTGGGGAGTTATTGACCAGGAATGGATGCCAGTTCAGCTAAGGGGGTCCCAGTTTGTCATGGCCAAACTGATTCACTGTCCTCTGCACTCTGGGGGCCACTAGATAAGGAATGACGAGGGAAACCAAAGAAAGTAAGCAGGACAGAGCAGAAGACTGCACAGccagcagaaggcagaagcatCTCATAGCTAAATGATGCTTTTCCCACTGAGGGCAGGGGACAAAACCCAAACCTTACATGAGGCTGGCCAGACTATGTCTGAGTGCTAAGGTGGCCtcacctcaccccatcccccgGCTGCCTTCCTCACAATGGGGTTCATTGCTGAGGTGTCAGAGGGAATACtaaggagggtgaggcaggggcCTGCCTGCCAGACACCCGCAGGGCTCTGGCCCATTCAAGCATGAACCATACCATCTGGGCTCCGCCACTCCCAGCGCGCTCTGCGTGAGGCCTAGGGCCCTGGAGGACTTCTTAGAGTTCCTCCAGCAACCATCATGCaaggtggtgctggggactgcCCTCTTGCTAGGAGGTGGAGGCCTCATGCTGTGGGctcagaggaggaaaagggagacagAGTGTGCTCGAGACAAGTCTTCCGAATCCTGCCGATCAAATGACAGCTGGATCAAGTCTCACTTTAGCCGCCTCTCCGAAGAGAGGTTGCCCACCCACCGCTATGGCAGCAACAATGGCCCCTCGTATGAAAATAGGCACGGGGAAGCCAGCACCACCTTCCACATGGAGACCCTCACCTCCAAACACGGAGGAGGGAGCATGGCTCTGCACCGAGATTCCTTTGCCAGCAAACAGAAGGTGTCTGGGACCTCAGTGACCAAAGAGACCCAGAGGGAATCAAGAAAGCCCTCGTCAATGGAGGACGAAACATGGGCCGCTGTGGCTGCTTGTGCCAAGGAGATCGATGCCAAGGGGCATCACCTGGCTAATTCCATGCTGCAGCGCGCCACGACCTACCAGCATATAGGCCACGTGGAATCCAGGGACATCAGCCCAGAAGAGCTGAAGGCTCTGGAGGAGGTGGAGATAAAGCTGAAAGGGAATTTCCTCACTCAGCGGGAAACCTCCGTAGCTGGTTCCAACCAAACGCACACCGTCTACAGCCAGAGTCACCATGGGCACCAGAGCCAGCATAGGCATTCAGACCAC
It contains:
- the C1H10orf62 gene encoding uncharacterized protein C10orf62 homolog, coding for MLWAQRRKRETECARDKSSESCRSNDSWIKSHFSRLSEERLPTHRYGSNNGPSYENRHGEASTTFHMETLTSKHGGGSMALHRDSFASKQKVSGTSVTKETQRESRKPSSMEDETWAAVAACAKEIDAKGHHLANSMLQRATTYQHIGHVESRDISPEELKALEEVEIKLKGNFLTQRETSVAGSNQTHTVYSQSHHGHQSQHRHSDHQSNQSHPAYSSHQGHHPDHLSHQGHPSYSSHQSHQSHLGHSNHQGHQGHSSHQGQPGHASHQSHSLPNRSHQIYGS